In Stenotrophomonas sp. 610A2, one DNA window encodes the following:
- a CDS encoding phospholipase D-like domain-containing protein, with amino-acid sequence MLWTILITAMVTLLAAVIAMNFKTSDKKLERRIEHLYAANSPQFRREMAVLLGPGMVPGNRVTGLQNGDAIFPAMLEAIHSAQKTITFETYIYWSGQIGQEFADALAERARAGVKVKVMVDWMGSLKMDRSLIDQIRNAGAEVHQYRPLKWYNLGRLNNRTHRKLLVIDGRVGFTGGVGVADQWNGHAQDSAHWRDMHFKIEGPVVAQVQAAFNDNWIKTTGEVLNGEDYFPQITPVGAMDAHLFVASPSGGSESMHLMYLMAIAAAEHSIDLQAAYFVPDDLIIKALITARQRGVRVRVTVPGKHIDSETVRLASKAHWGELLLAGVEIYEYQPTMMHNKLLIVDGIMSSVGSTNFDVRSFRLNDEASLNVYDAAFAARMTEVFEADLKPTIRYTHAMWEQRPLKERLIEKFILPIKSQL; translated from the coding sequence ATGCTCTGGACGATCCTGATCACCGCCATGGTCACGTTGCTGGCAGCCGTGATAGCGATGAACTTCAAGACGTCGGACAAGAAGCTTGAGCGTAGGATCGAGCACCTCTACGCTGCGAATTCACCGCAGTTCCGCAGGGAGATGGCGGTACTTCTCGGGCCCGGAATGGTGCCAGGAAATCGCGTGACCGGACTGCAGAACGGTGACGCGATATTCCCCGCCATGCTGGAGGCCATCCATTCGGCACAGAAGACGATCACCTTTGAAACCTACATCTATTGGTCGGGGCAGATTGGCCAGGAATTTGCAGATGCGCTTGCCGAGCGCGCCCGTGCAGGTGTGAAAGTAAAAGTAATGGTGGACTGGATGGGCAGCTTGAAGATGGACCGCAGCCTGATTGATCAGATACGAAATGCCGGCGCCGAGGTGCATCAATACCGTCCACTCAAGTGGTACAACCTGGGACGCCTCAACAACCGGACCCATCGGAAGCTACTGGTCATCGATGGCCGTGTTGGGTTTACCGGTGGAGTAGGAGTAGCCGACCAATGGAATGGGCATGCCCAGGACAGCGCGCACTGGCGCGACATGCACTTCAAGATCGAGGGGCCGGTCGTGGCGCAGGTGCAGGCCGCGTTCAACGACAACTGGATCAAGACCACCGGTGAAGTGCTCAATGGCGAGGACTACTTCCCCCAGATCACGCCAGTCGGCGCGATGGATGCCCACTTGTTTGTGGCATCACCGTCTGGCGGAAGCGAAAGCATGCATCTGATGTACCTGATGGCCATTGCAGCAGCAGAGCACAGCATCGACCTGCAGGCTGCGTATTTCGTGCCCGACGATTTGATCATCAAGGCGCTGATCACTGCACGACAGCGCGGAGTGCGGGTTCGCGTTACCGTGCCTGGGAAGCACATTGACTCCGAGACCGTTCGCTTGGCCTCGAAAGCGCATTGGGGGGAATTATTGCTGGCTGGTGTTGAGATCTACGAATACCAGCCAACAATGATGCACAACAAGCTGCTGATCGTGGATGGGATAATGAGCTCCGTGGGTTCCACGAACTTCGACGTTCGCAGTTTCCGGCTCAACGATGAAGCGAGCCTCAATGTCTACGACGCAGCGTTCGCTGCACGGATGACCGAGGTATTCGAGGCCGACCTGAAACCGACAATCAGGTACACCCATGCGATGTGGGAGCAGCGACCATTGAAGGAGAGGCTGATCGAGAAGTTCATTCTTCCGATCAAGTCGCAGCTGTGA
- a CDS encoding TetR/AcrR family transcriptional regulator — protein sequence MDNTTTDTKQKILETAEALIYQNGIHATGMDLLVKTSGVARKSIYRHFENKDDVAAAALNARDVRWLAWFQQECDKGDGPEARILRMFTVLKGWFESEGYRGCAFINTAGEVGNPDDPIRSIARHHKQKLLDYTLELTGQLGIEEPDALARQLLVLMEGAITVSRVMGDHNAADDARDVAQLLLKQALR from the coding sequence ATGGACAACACGACGACCGACACCAAGCAGAAGATCCTGGAGACGGCTGAGGCGCTGATCTATCAGAACGGGATACATGCCACCGGCATGGACCTTCTGGTAAAGACCTCGGGCGTGGCGCGGAAAAGCATCTATCGCCATTTCGAGAACAAGGATGACGTTGCTGCTGCTGCGTTGAACGCACGTGACGTTCGTTGGCTGGCCTGGTTCCAGCAGGAATGTGACAAGGGCGATGGCCCCGAGGCGCGCATCCTTCGCATGTTCACCGTACTCAAAGGATGGTTCGAGTCGGAAGGTTACCGCGGGTGTGCATTCATCAACACGGCTGGCGAGGTCGGGAATCCAGACGATCCCATTCGCAGTATCGCCAGGCATCACAAGCAGAAGTTGCTCGATTACACGCTTGAACTTACCGGGCAGTTGGGTATCGAGGAGCCGGACGCACTGGCGCGCCAGCTGCTGGTTCTGATGGAAGGCGCGATCACCGTATCGCGCGTGATGGGTGATCACAACGCCGCAGATGACGCCAGGGATGTCGCGCAGTTGTTGCTGAAACAGGCCCTGCGCTAG
- a CDS encoding SDR family oxidoreductase → MSESRKSAAKSTTRRTPKKNPAKPATTRDEGENAQSTVARQRKLQSRANKLDATAGKPDKPAPVQAGTRQQPSRMPAQSIRKPGAEGELDLAPRYMAPDYVGSGKLRGLRAIITGGDSGIGRAVAVLFAREGADVAVLYLNEHKDAKLTCSKVEEEGTRSLAISGDVRDPSFCNKAVKKVAKAFGGVDILVNNAAFQLHCHRLEDLADEHLQETLQTNIAGYIQMARAVLPFMEEGSSIINTGSETGIFGSPSLIDYSATKGAIHAFTKALATQLLSRGIRVNCIAPGPVWTPLNPADKAAEDVAEFGADSDMKRPAQPEELSPAYVFLASPVTASYINGVVLPVMGGPHG, encoded by the coding sequence ATGTCTGAATCCAGGAAATCCGCTGCCAAATCAACCACAAGAAGAACGCCCAAGAAGAACCCTGCGAAGCCCGCAACGACACGCGATGAGGGTGAAAACGCCCAGAGTACAGTGGCGAGGCAGCGGAAACTTCAGAGCAGGGCGAACAAGCTGGACGCCACTGCCGGCAAGCCAGACAAACCGGCGCCGGTACAGGCGGGTACTCGCCAGCAACCAAGCCGTATGCCTGCCCAGAGCATTCGCAAACCCGGCGCGGAAGGTGAACTTGATCTCGCCCCGCGCTACATGGCGCCCGATTATGTGGGCAGCGGCAAGTTGCGCGGCCTGCGCGCAATCATCACCGGTGGCGACTCAGGCATTGGCAGGGCAGTGGCGGTTCTTTTTGCGCGAGAGGGTGCGGATGTCGCCGTCTTGTATCTCAATGAACACAAGGATGCGAAGCTGACCTGCAGCAAAGTAGAGGAGGAGGGCACACGAAGCCTGGCCATCAGCGGCGACGTGCGTGATCCTTCCTTCTGCAACAAGGCAGTGAAGAAAGTCGCCAAGGCGTTCGGTGGAGTCGACATTCTGGTCAACAATGCCGCGTTCCAGCTGCATTGCCATCGCCTGGAGGATCTTGCGGATGAGCATCTGCAGGAGACGCTGCAGACCAACATCGCTGGATACATCCAAATGGCACGGGCAGTACTGCCCTTCATGGAAGAGGGTAGCAGCATCATCAATACCGGCTCGGAAACCGGGATATTCGGCAGCCCGTCGCTGATCGACTATTCCGCGACAAAGGGCGCGATTCACGCTTTCACCAAGGCATTGGCAACCCAGCTTCTGTCGCGCGGAATCCGCGTGAACTGTATTGCCCCAGGCCCGGTGTGGACGCCGCTGAACCCTGCAGATAAAGCAGCGGAGGATGTCGCCGAGTTTGGTGCTGACAGTGACATGAAGCGACCGGCTCAACCTGAGGAGCTGTCACCGGCATACGTGTTTCTGGCCTCTCCTGTTACCGCCAGCTACATCAATGGCGTCGTTCTTCCCGTGATGGGTGGGCCGCACGGATGA
- a CDS encoding nuclear transport factor 2 family protein — MSNAQARPPLPPFTRESAIEKVRLAEDGWNSRDADKVSLAYSLDTQWRNRAEFTQGREEARQFLARKWKRELEYRLIKELWAVTENRIAVRYAYEWRDDSGNWYRSYGNENWEFAADGLMERRFSCINDMPIKESDRKFHWPLGRRPDDHPGLSDLGM, encoded by the coding sequence ATGTCCAACGCTCAAGCTCGCCCGCCGCTTCCCCCCTTCACCCGCGAATCGGCCATCGAAAAAGTCCGACTTGCCGAAGACGGTTGGAACTCTCGTGATGCGGACAAGGTTTCACTTGCCTACTCGCTCGACACCCAGTGGCGGAACCGCGCCGAGTTCACCCAGGGCCGTGAAGAAGCCCGACAGTTCCTGGCCCGCAAGTGGAAGAGGGAGCTTGAGTACCGCTTGATCAAGGAGCTGTGGGCGGTTACCGAGAACCGTATTGCAGTGCGCTACGCCTATGAATGGCGCGACGACTCAGGCAATTGGTATCGCTCGTATGGAAACGAGAACTGGGAATTTGCTGCCGATGGCCTGATGGAACGCCGTTTCTCGTGCATCAACGACATGCCGATCAAGGAAAGCGACCGGAAGTTCCATTGGCCGCTGGGGCGTCGCCCCGATGATCACCCGGGACTATCTGATCTGGGCATGTAA
- a CDS encoding alpha/beta hydrolase family protein, with translation MAHTPSAAIRDAGQSDQVRYNVWYPAQPGVKQQPLEIGPPGAPLFVAGSSAVDAPVAPGRWPVLLLSHGNGGSARMMGWFGTALAQSGYVVVAVDHPGNNGVDAMTEAGSILVWNRADDLAVALAAVQADPVLAPHVDAGRLGLVGYSAGGFTALVAAGARPDMTRLAAFCNASPKDGVCMPQAENPEMTLERRMAAAATPELAPWVARSAEDRRIPNVRAVFLMAPAIVQAFVPGELAQLEVPLSVVVGESDAIASPASNSKVIAEANDKTRLQVIPLVGHYDFLADCTELGRERVGKLCEVKADKQATHQAAIQLAKSLFDSALR, from the coding sequence GTGGCCCACACGCCCAGCGCAGCAATCCGCGATGCCGGGCAAAGCGACCAAGTGCGCTACAACGTGTGGTATCCGGCGCAGCCAGGCGTAAAACAACAGCCGCTGGAGATCGGACCGCCGGGTGCACCGCTGTTCGTGGCGGGGTCTTCTGCCGTCGATGCCCCCGTTGCGCCGGGCCGCTGGCCCGTACTGCTGCTGTCACACGGCAACGGCGGCAGTGCCCGCATGATGGGCTGGTTCGGCACCGCCCTGGCGCAATCAGGGTATGTAGTGGTCGCGGTAGACCATCCCGGCAACAACGGTGTGGACGCGATGACCGAAGCCGGAAGTATTCTGGTGTGGAACCGGGCCGATGACCTCGCTGTGGCATTGGCTGCGGTGCAGGCTGACCCCGTGCTGGCTCCGCATGTAGATGCGGGCCGGCTGGGGCTGGTGGGATATTCGGCCGGTGGGTTCACCGCATTGGTGGCTGCTGGCGCGCGGCCGGACATGACCCGGTTGGCCGCCTTCTGCAACGCATCGCCTAAGGACGGGGTATGCATGCCCCAGGCTGAGAATCCGGAAATGACCCTTGAGCGAAGGATGGCGGCGGCTGCTACGCCGGAGCTGGCACCTTGGGTAGCCAGGTCGGCGGAGGATCGCCGCATTCCCAACGTTCGCGCTGTGTTCCTGATGGCACCGGCGATTGTGCAGGCATTCGTACCGGGTGAGCTCGCACAGTTGGAGGTTCCGTTGTCGGTGGTTGTGGGCGAGTCCGACGCGATTGCCTCGCCCGCCAGTAACAGCAAGGTCATTGCCGAGGCGAATGACAAAACGCGACTTCAGGTAATCCCTTTGGTAGGTCACTACGACTTCCTTGCCGACTGCACGGAACTGGGCCGTGAGCGGGTAGGAAAGCTGTGCGAGGTAAAGGCCGACAAGCAGGCTACGCATCAGGCAGCAATACAGCTTGCCAAGTCGCTGTTTGATTCAGCCCTTCGGTAG
- a CDS encoding nuclear transport factor 2 family protein — MQIQKYEERLRVAMLQSDVAALDELIDDDLLFVGPGGEIFTKQDDLQLHRSGTQRLSQADWLAVEVRHYGAVCITVVTAQLSGTFLAEPFSGRFRYVRTWAEREGIWRVVAGSVSVITAESS; from the coding sequence ATGCAGATTCAGAAGTACGAAGAGCGACTTCGAGTTGCCATGCTGCAAAGTGATGTCGCTGCACTGGACGAACTGATTGATGATGATCTGCTGTTCGTCGGACCTGGAGGCGAGATCTTCACGAAGCAAGATGATCTCCAGCTGCATCGCTCGGGCACCCAGCGATTGTCTCAAGCCGACTGGTTGGCTGTCGAAGTGCGTCACTATGGTGCGGTTTGCATCACTGTCGTGACTGCGCAGCTCTCTGGCACGTTCCTGGCCGAGCCTTTCTCGGGCCGATTCCGCTACGTCCGCACCTGGGCAGAACGTGAGGGCATCTGGCGTGTTGTTGCAGGTAGTGTGTCCGTGATTACTGCCGAGAGCTCGTAA
- a CDS encoding AraC family transcriptional regulator: MGAARKALWYIESHFAENPSLAQIAEAVELSPFHLSRLFQVTTGTSMARYLRVRRLTEAARSLAAGSEPILDVALAAGYASHAAFTNAFTEQFKLPPEQVRRNGLHGLALLEAIKLDAPPLPCEVEPVRRRQGPLRVAGIRARHTAATVASIPSQWQQLALTRELGKDIAFGVCCNRDGEGAFDYIAGMEIGASAAVPSPWHAVSIPAGDYLVAWHAGHISTIRSTWYWLLNDYLPRSGLSLADAPDFERYDARFDDRTGNGGVEIWLPLSDLS; this comes from the coding sequence ATGGGTGCGGCACGCAAGGCCTTGTGGTACATCGAAAGCCATTTTGCCGAGAACCCCTCGCTGGCCCAGATCGCCGAGGCGGTCGAACTCTCGCCGTTCCACCTCTCCCGCCTGTTCCAGGTCACTACCGGGACCTCGATGGCGCGCTACCTTCGTGTGCGTCGACTGACCGAGGCGGCACGGTCCCTGGCTGCTGGCAGCGAGCCCATCCTGGATGTCGCCCTGGCCGCAGGCTACGCCTCGCATGCTGCGTTTACCAATGCCTTCACCGAGCAGTTCAAGCTGCCCCCGGAACAGGTTCGCCGGAACGGTCTGCACGGCCTCGCGCTGCTTGAGGCCATCAAGCTCGACGCCCCGCCCCTGCCCTGCGAGGTGGAGCCGGTACGTCGCCGGCAGGGCCCGCTGCGTGTGGCGGGCATCCGCGCTCGCCACACCGCCGCTACGGTGGCGTCCATTCCCTCGCAATGGCAGCAGTTGGCGCTGACACGGGAGCTCGGCAAGGACATTGCCTTCGGGGTCTGCTGCAACCGCGATGGCGAGGGTGCCTTCGACTACATCGCCGGCATGGAGATCGGTGCGAGCGCTGCCGTGCCTTCGCCGTGGCATGCCGTTTCCATTCCGGCCGGGGACTATCTGGTGGCGTGGCATGCGGGCCACATCTCGACCATCCGCTCCACTTGGTACTGGCTGTTGAACGACTACCTGCCCCGCTCTGGCCTGAGCCTCGCCGACGCACCCGACTTTGAACGCTATGACGCCCGCTTCGACGACCGCACCGGAAACGGCGGGGTGGAGATCTGGCTGCCGCTGTCCGACCTGAGTTGA
- a CDS encoding AAA family ATPase gives MTGRNFHVITGASGGGKSTLVRALGELGYSVMPESALSVLQEQEQRSASPLAKANLQAFMEEVLERSIRAYDAAQLLTPPVFFDRALPECLEHMRLLNLEIKPEFEAWLDQRRYADTVFVVQPWPEIYVQDRWRTADFARASRSFEPTVAAYTDRGYGMRIVPQVSVEERVAFVLQHTVVR, from the coding sequence TTGACTGGCAGAAACTTCCATGTGATTACAGGCGCTTCAGGGGGCGGGAAGTCGACCCTGGTACGTGCGCTGGGCGAGCTCGGCTACTCAGTGATGCCCGAGAGCGCTCTCTCTGTCCTGCAGGAACAGGAGCAGCGCAGCGCTTCCCCCTTAGCGAAAGCCAACCTGCAGGCATTCATGGAGGAAGTGCTTGAGCGAAGCATTCGGGCCTACGATGCCGCCCAGCTGCTGACCCCGCCCGTGTTCTTCGACCGGGCGCTTCCAGAGTGTCTGGAGCACATGCGCCTTCTCAACCTTGAGATCAAACCGGAGTTCGAGGCTTGGCTGGATCAACGCCGATACGCGGATACCGTGTTCGTCGTGCAGCCGTGGCCGGAAATTTACGTTCAGGACCGCTGGCGGACGGCCGACTTCGCAAGGGCATCGCGATCTTTCGAGCCCACCGTCGCTGCTTATACCGACAGAGGCTATGGCATGCGGATTGTTCCTCAAGTGTCGGTCGAGGAACGAGTAGCGTTTGTTCTCCAACACACAGTGGTCCGCTAA